The genome window CCTCTGCCCACCCAAACCCCTCTCAGCAACCGccacctctcatctcccctcagaGCAGACATTCCCCCATCCCTGCTATATCCCCATCCTCTGCCCACCCAAACCCCTCTCAGCAACCGccacctctcatctccccctcagaGCAGACATTCCCCCATCCCTGCTATATCCCCATCCTCTGCCCACCCAAACCCCTCTCAGCAACCGccacctctcatctcccctcagaGCAGACATTCCCCCATCCCTGCTATATCCCCATCCTCTGCCCACCCAAACCCCTCTCAGCAACCGccacctctcatctccccctcagaGCAGACATTCCCCCATCCCTGCTATATCCCCATCCTCTGCCCACCCAAACCCCTCTCAGCAACCGccacctctcatctcccctcagaGCAAACATTCCCCCATCCCTGCTATATCCCCATCCTCTGCCCACCCAAACCCCTCTCAGCAACCGCCACCTCTCATCTCCCCCAGAGCAAACATTCCCCCATCCCTGCTATATCCCCATCCTCTGCCCACCCAAACCCCTCTCAGCAACCGccacctctcatctccccctcagaGCAGACATTCCCCCATCCCTGCTATATCCCCATCCTCTGCCCACCCAAACCCCTCTCAGCAACCGccacctctcatctccccctcagaGCAGACATTCCCCCATCCCTGCTATATCCCCATCCTCTGCCCACCCAAACCCCTCTCAGCAACCGccacctctcatctccccctcagaGCAAACATTCCCCCATCCCTGCTATATCCCCATCCTCTGCCCACCCAAACCCCTCTCAGCAACCGccacctctcatctccccctcagaGCAGACATTCCCCCATCCCTGCTATATCCCCATCCTCTGCCCACCCAAACCCCTCTCAGCAACCGccacctctcatctcccctcagaGCAGACATTCCCCCATCCCTGCTATATCCCCATCCTCTG of Oncorhynchus gorbuscha isolate QuinsamMale2020 ecotype Even-year linkage group LG15, OgorEven_v1.0, whole genome shotgun sequence contains these proteins:
- the LOC123997248 gene encoding proline-rich extensin-like protein EPR1, encoding MPESEEAGVLFEKHKMTPSAISSRHGEQTFPHPCYIPILCPPKPLSATATSHLPLRADIPPSLLYPHPLPTQTPLSNRHLSSPPQSRHSPIPAISPSSAHPNPSQQPPPLISPQSRHSPIPAISPSSAHPNPSQQPPPLISPSEQTFPHPCYIPILCPPKPLSATATSHLPSEQTFPHPCYIPILCPPKPLSATATSHLPLRADIPPSLLYPHPLPTQTPLSNRHLSSPLRANIPPSLLYPHPLPTQTPLSNRHLSSPPEQTFPHPCYIPILCPPKPLSATATSHLPLRADIPPSLLYPHPLPTQTPLSNRHLSSPPQSRHSPIPAISPSSAHPNPSQQPPPLISPSEQTFPHPCYIPILCPPKPLSATATSHLPLRADIPPSLLYPHPLPTQTPLSNRHLSSPLRADIPPSLLYPHPLPTQTPLSNRHLSSPPQSRHSPIPAISPSSAHPNPSQQPPPLISPSEQTFPHPCYIPILCPPKPLSATATSHLPSEQTFPIPAISPSSVHPNPSQQPPPLIFPSEQTFPPKLPQTPSLHRSPPPPC